GTCTTTTTCTTATCCATATATACTAGTTCATCACAAAAAAATGGTACTCTTGGTAGACCATTCCATCACTTTTTTACTTTTATTTTCTCGGGTATGGTCGTCCAGTACATTGGGTCTTCTAAGCCAAGTCGCCAAATCCCGATCCCCCTTAAGTTATATTTTTCTACAAGGTTTAACTTAAACCGCAGACTGTGGCTATTCTCAAACCAAGCCTGATGGTTATGATTTTTATTATCTATGTAACTGAAATAAGGTGTTTGTGAACGAGAGTCCCATAAAACTCTTTATATTTTGTTTTCTGACCCATTAACATTGCATAGGAGCTATACAAGGTTTCACTTGCTGTTGTATTCCAGTCCCATCCATAACCAGCGACACCGAGTAAAATTTTTGATGGTGGTACTCCATGCTTCAAAGCATAACGAATCGTTGCTTCTATCCAATTGACTGATGCTGTTGACCCGGGTGTTGTTCTTGGGTTGTGCTCATCGTATGTCATAATCATTAAGCTATCTGAAAATAAACCAAGCTTTTCGTAATCAAACCACGGTGACCAGGGATTAGCACGGGAATCACCTGTGTTTGCCGGGGCCGAAACCGTAACCACTTTTCCATCTCGATGCAGAGCATCAGACAATTTTTTTATCAGCAGACTAAAGGAATCTCGGTCATTCAAATACAAATTTTCCATATCAATATTAATACCGTCATATTTAAACTGATTCATTTCATTCCGTAAGTTCTGAATGAAAACATTGCGGTTTTTATCATTATGGAGTATATTACTCGCTACCTGCTTTCCCTTCTCCTCGGTTTCATAAAAGAGATTATGTACAACCATATATACCTTTAGGTGTTTTTCATGAGCACTCTGAATCACCATTCTTTTATGATCTACTGTAACTGAATCTATAAGATTGCCTGGTCGTTTATCATCAAGCTTATACCAAAAGGGTGCAATGATATTTAAATTAGTGAATTGTGAGTTAACTGTAGGTTGAGACCCTGGTAATGTTCCTTCCTGTTCTGTATAGAAACCTAAAACCTCTCGGGGAGTTTTATTCGTCTTGTATTCTTCCTCTTTTCTATGTGACTGACCACAGGAAGACATTAGTAAAAAGACCATGCTTAAAGAAATGATAGTGAATGACCTATAACAATTTTTCGCCATAATACACCTTCTTCTAATTTGTATACTTCTTAAGTTGATTAGAAAAGTTTCAACTTATTCACGAATTGACTTTCCCCCGTAAAGGATCTCAGGAAAAAGACTACCACAAGTTAATTTAAGTAGTTCGGTTTTGAAGTACAAAAACACATTTAGAAGGCACAATCGAAACAGAATTAGCAACAGATTTAATATTGTAAATAACATTAAAATTGGCATAAAAAAACTCAGAGCGAAAACCCTTAACGTTTTTTTATACTATTTATTCAATTAAAGCACCCTTTCGTATTATAAGGTCAGCCAGAAATTTCTGGTTGACCAATTTTTATTTGGTTTTATTATAACGGTAGCCGGGGTAGAACGTAAGCACCCGTGGGACTACGATCCCGTCAACTAAACAGTTCGCCCCCTACTTGTAGAAACATGATTGAGGCTGGTTGGGACATTAGATCTCGTATAACAAGCGAAGCTATGATACTGCAAGAAGGATCTAGGGGTACCGGTGAATTTATTTATTAAGAGGAGGAGTTAGAGAATGAATCCAGTCATTGGTCTGGATGTTGCTAAAGGTGAAAGTCAGGTACAAGCTTTCTTGGATAAGAAAAAGCGTTACAAAAGTAGTTTTAAAGTATCACATACCCTTGAGGGATTAGGTATGTTACACCAATTTCTTAGAGAAGTTGAGAGCGCTACAGGGATTAAACCCCCAATTGTTCTGGAAGCTACAGGTCATTATCATATTCCTGTTGTTCAGTATTTCGAGGACAGAGACTATTTATTAATTATTGTTAATCCTCTGATCTCCTATCGTGCCAAGAGCTCGAGTTTACGGAAAGTAAAAACGGATATAATCGATGCTAATCATCTCTG
This Neobacillus sp. YX16 DNA region includes the following protein-coding sequences:
- a CDS encoding glycosyl hydrolase family 18 protein — protein: MVFLLMSSCGQSHRKEEEYKTNKTPREVLGFYTEQEGTLPGSQPTVNSQFTNLNIIAPFWYKLDDKRPGNLIDSVTVDHKRMVIQSAHEKHLKVYMVVHNLFYETEEKGKQVASNILHNDKNRNVFIQNLRNEMNQFKYDGINIDMENLYLNDRDSFSLLIKKLSDALHRDGKVVTVSAPANTGDSRANPWSPWFDYEKLGLFSDSLMIMTYDEHNPRTTPGSTASVNWIEATIRYALKHGVPPSKILLGVAGYGWDWNTTASETLYSSYAMLMGQKTKYKEFYGTLVHKHLISVT